From one Jatrophihabitans sp. genomic stretch:
- a CDS encoding UPF0182 family protein: MRPDMPNIRVSRRGKIVIGVLVSLFVLLSALGSLVRVYTNWLWFGEVGFRDVFSTILVTRIVLFLTVGIALAVIIGANVFLAYRMRPPFRPISQEQENLERYRVTLEPKKRLIFAALVGLIFIASGTSAQANWKIWQLWRHGESFGVTDPQFNRDISFFAWDYPAYRLILGLGFNAVVFSLLLSLAVHYLFGAFRIATPGPKLTIAARRHVTLLVFFFIVLKACAYWLDRYGLVFSGRGKVTGASYTDVNASLPAKMILFWVAVLIALAVLASLWLKSAQIPVISFVVLLILSIGINGIYPAIVQQVTVKPNASDKEAPYITRNIQATRQAYDIVTDKDGGQVTYQDYQVTNRPDNAALTASDPTVANLRILDPNVVSPTFSKFQQLRNQYGFPAKLDIDRYEVDGEVADYVVGVRELDQSKLTGNQTNWINQHTFYTHGYGFAAAAASSDVTNTKQFTEGEIPPKGPLNLTTPQVYYGELLPNYSIVGASGAPREYDGAEVNTTYTGTGGVPLSNILNRLAFGMKYRETNFLLNDAASAKGAKIMFDRDPRERVKKVAPFLTVDGDPYPAVIDGRVQWFVDGYTTIANYPYSERQSLSDLTTDSLTATNRTASQADSQVNYIRNSVKATVDAYSGKVTLYEWDEDPVLKSWMKVFPDLVQSKASMPASVLAHVRYPQDLFEVQRKLLEQYHVDSATDFYNVADKWTVPNDPYLDSDVAQPPYYVLASAPGTKAGTPKFQLTTPMKVNNSTNLAAYISVDSDPGPTYGKMTVLNVPDGTVIQGPEQIANTFRSNATISQNISLLDSGGSQVIHGNLLTLPIGDSFLYVEPLYVQGSGSTGYPILQRVMVAYGDKIGYAADLAGALDNLSRGPVGVSLINSSGVGTGGPPATTSPSPTPPATSAPPTAQPSTPPITGNQAQILTQLNTAITRLQAAYRSGDFAAIGQAQADVQRLLKAYEDGRAASPKPSATPP, encoded by the coding sequence ATGCGGCCTGATATGCCGAACATCCGGGTGTCGCGGCGCGGAAAGATCGTGATCGGGGTGCTGGTCTCGTTATTCGTGCTGCTGTCGGCCCTCGGCTCGCTGGTGCGCGTCTACACGAACTGGCTGTGGTTCGGCGAGGTGGGCTTCCGCGACGTGTTCAGCACCATTCTGGTGACCCGGATTGTGCTGTTCCTGACCGTGGGCATCGCGCTGGCCGTGATCATCGGCGCCAATGTGTTCCTGGCCTACCGGATGCGCCCGCCGTTCCGGCCGATCTCGCAGGAGCAGGAGAACCTGGAGCGCTACCGGGTGACCCTGGAGCCGAAAAAGCGGCTGATCTTCGCCGCGCTGGTCGGGTTGATCTTCATCGCCTCCGGCACCTCGGCCCAGGCCAATTGGAAGATCTGGCAGCTGTGGCGCCACGGTGAGTCCTTCGGCGTCACCGACCCGCAGTTCAACCGCGACATCTCCTTCTTCGCCTGGGACTACCCGGCGTACCGGCTGATCCTGGGGCTGGGCTTCAACGCGGTGGTGTTCTCGCTGCTGCTGAGCCTGGCGGTGCACTACCTGTTCGGCGCCTTCCGCATCGCCACCCCGGGGCCGAAGCTCACGATCGCTGCCCGCCGGCATGTCACCCTGCTGGTGTTCTTCTTCATCGTGCTCAAGGCCTGCGCCTACTGGCTGGACCGCTACGGCCTGGTGTTCTCCGGCCGCGGCAAGGTCACCGGCGCCTCCTACACCGACGTCAACGCCTCGCTGCCCGCCAAGATGATCCTGTTCTGGGTGGCGGTGCTGATCGCGCTGGCGGTGCTGGCCAGCCTGTGGCTCAAGAGCGCGCAGATCCCGGTCATCTCGTTCGTGGTGCTGCTGATCCTGTCGATCGGCATCAACGGCATCTACCCGGCGATCGTGCAGCAGGTGACCGTCAAGCCGAACGCCAGCGACAAGGAAGCGCCGTACATCACCCGAAATATCCAAGCCACCAGGCAGGCCTACGACATCGTCACCGATAAGGACGGCGGCCAGGTGACCTATCAGGACTACCAGGTGACCAACCGGCCGGACAATGCCGCGCTCACCGCCTCTGACCCGACGGTGGCCAACCTGCGCATCCTGGACCCGAACGTGGTGTCTCCGACGTTCAGCAAATTCCAGCAGCTGCGTAACCAGTACGGGTTTCCGGCCAAGCTCGACATCGACCGGTACGAGGTCGACGGCGAGGTCGCCGACTACGTGGTCGGCGTCCGGGAGCTCGACCAGAGCAAGTTGACGGGTAACCAGACCAACTGGATCAACCAGCACACCTTCTACACCCACGGCTACGGGTTCGCGGCGGCCGCGGCCAGCAGCGACGTGACCAACACCAAGCAGTTCACCGAGGGCGAGATCCCGCCGAAGGGGCCGCTGAACCTGACCACGCCGCAGGTGTACTACGGCGAGCTGCTGCCCAACTACTCCATCGTCGGCGCGTCCGGCGCGCCGCGCGAGTACGACGGCGCAGAGGTCAATACCACCTACACCGGCACCGGCGGGGTGCCGCTGTCCAACATCCTGAACCGGCTGGCGTTCGGCATGAAGTACCGCGAGACGAACTTCCTGCTCAACGACGCCGCCAGCGCCAAGGGCGCCAAGATCATGTTCGACCGCGACCCCCGTGAGCGGGTCAAGAAGGTCGCGCCGTTCCTGACCGTGGACGGCGACCCCTATCCCGCCGTGATCGATGGCCGGGTGCAGTGGTTCGTCGACGGCTACACCACTATCGCCAACTACCCGTACTCGGAGCGGCAGAGCCTTTCTGACCTGACGACCGACTCGTTGACGGCGACCAACCGGACGGCGTCGCAGGCCGACAGCCAGGTCAACTACATCCGCAACTCGGTGAAGGCCACGGTCGACGCGTACTCGGGCAAGGTCACCCTGTACGAGTGGGACGAGGACCCGGTGCTCAAGAGCTGGATGAAGGTGTTCCCGGACCTGGTCCAGTCCAAGGCGTCGATGCCTGCCAGCGTGCTGGCCCACGTCCGCTACCCGCAGGACCTGTTCGAGGTGCAGCGCAAGCTGCTGGAGCAATACCACGTCGACAGCGCCACCGACTTCTACAACGTGGCCGACAAGTGGACGGTCCCGAACGACCCGTACCTGGACTCCGACGTGGCCCAGCCGCCGTACTACGTGCTGGCCAGCGCGCCGGGGACCAAGGCCGGCACGCCCAAGTTCCAGCTGACCACCCCGATGAAGGTCAACAACAGCACGAACCTGGCGGCCTACATCTCCGTCGACAGCGATCCGGGCCCGACGTACGGCAAGATGACGGTGCTCAACGTGCCCGACGGCACGGTGATCCAGGGGCCGGAGCAGATCGCCAACACCTTCCGCTCCAACGCCACTATCTCCCAGAACATCTCGCTGCTGGACTCCGGCGGTTCCCAGGTGATCCATGGCAACCTGCTGACCCTGCCGATCGGAGACTCGTTCCTGTACGTGGAGCCGCTGTACGTGCAGGGCTCCGGGTCGACCGGGTACCCGATCCTGCAACGGGTCATGGTGGCCTACGGCGACAAGATCGGCTACGCGGCTGACCTCGCCGGCGCGCTGGACAACCTCAGTCGGGGGCCGGTCGGCGTTTCGCTGATCAACAGCAGCGGGGTGGGCACCGGCGGCCCGCCCGCCACCACCTCTCCCAGCCCGACACCGCCGGCGACGTCCGCGCCGCCCACG
- a CDS encoding PDZ domain-containing protein encodes MSRQLRTLIVGAVLCLVLGILSFGLQVPYLVESPGPTFNTLGKDDGKDIIAISGHPVTPTSGHLNLTTVSADTQKTTVLGAVRGWLRRDEVVVPHDSLYPPGTSQEEQNEQNSQDFLVSQQNAVEAAACELGYPEGLGVNSVSKDSPNATALKAGDHFVSVDGTSVTDDAALRKILDSHRAGDRVPAVIRRAGKQVQVTLLLQPPAAESSTPRIGITIVQGCLPPFQVTLSLTGIGGPSAGLMFALGIIDKISTDDLTRGRFIAGTGTIDSSGKVGPIGGIALKMIAAKRAGATVFLAPANNCADVTGNIPSGLDVIRVATLDEAIDNLKAHASGGPVARC; translated from the coding sequence ATGTCCCGTCAGTTACGCACGCTCATCGTCGGCGCTGTCCTGTGCCTTGTGCTGGGCATCCTCAGCTTCGGGCTGCAGGTGCCTTACCTGGTCGAGAGCCCCGGGCCGACCTTCAACACCCTGGGCAAGGACGACGGCAAGGACATCATCGCCATCAGCGGGCACCCGGTTACCCCGACGTCGGGCCACCTGAACCTCACGACGGTGTCAGCCGACACCCAGAAGACCACGGTCCTGGGCGCGGTCCGTGGCTGGTTGCGGCGAGATGAGGTTGTCGTGCCGCACGACAGCCTGTACCCGCCGGGAACCTCGCAGGAGGAGCAGAACGAGCAGAACTCCCAGGACTTCCTGGTGTCCCAGCAGAACGCCGTCGAGGCGGCCGCCTGCGAGCTGGGGTATCCGGAGGGCCTGGGGGTGAACTCGGTGTCGAAGGATTCGCCGAACGCGACGGCGCTCAAGGCCGGGGACCATTTCGTGTCGGTGGACGGAACCTCGGTCACCGATGACGCGGCGCTGCGCAAGATCCTGGACTCCCACCGCGCCGGTGACCGGGTGCCGGCGGTGATCCGGCGGGCCGGCAAGCAGGTCCAGGTGACGCTGCTGCTGCAGCCGCCGGCAGCCGAGAGCAGCACGCCGCGGATCGGCATCACCATCGTCCAGGGCTGCCTGCCGCCCTTCCAGGTGACGCTGAGCCTGACCGGCATCGGTGGCCCGTCGGCCGGGCTGATGTTCGCGCTCGGCATCATCGACAAGATCAGCACTGACGACCTGACCCGGGGCCGGTTCATCGCCGGCACCGGCACCATCGACTCGTCGGGCAAGGTGGGCCCGATCGGCGGCATCGCGCTGAAGATGATCGCCGCCAAGCGGGCCGGAGCCACGGTGTTCCTGGCGCCGGCGAACAACTGCGCCGACGTCACCGGCAATATCCCGTCCGGGCTCGACGTCATCAGGGTGGCGACTCTGGACGAGGCGATCGACAACCTGAAGGCCCACGCCAGCGGCGGCCCGGTAGCGCGCTGCTAG
- a CDS encoding PPA1309 family protein translates to MPDDQSSAGSASEPEQLLLEAVAAEIEAYVGLAGWDLAPALFALVPTRMLAADPAAAAALGSAAGVDPSEISPDAITPVAQEELPDGPLDEALAQIGWPPEVLGCALSQEIVLLPPSAEPDLDDLTAESAAATALEHPDRREARLVVAVLRGGRSASLLRLRGTAETGDELLTGPELAPNLVAALSATLAD, encoded by the coding sequence ATGCCCGATGACCAGTCTTCAGCCGGCTCCGCCTCCGAGCCCGAGCAACTTCTGCTCGAAGCCGTCGCGGCCGAGATCGAAGCCTACGTCGGCCTGGCCGGATGGGACCTGGCGCCCGCGTTATTCGCCCTAGTGCCGACCAGGATGCTGGCCGCCGACCCCGCCGCCGCGGCCGCGCTGGGCAGCGCCGCGGGGGTGGACCCGTCGGAGATCTCCCCGGACGCGATCACTCCGGTGGCCCAGGAGGAGCTGCCCGACGGGCCGCTGGACGAGGCGCTCGCCCAGATCGGCTGGCCGCCCGAGGTGCTCGGCTGCGCGCTCAGCCAGGAGATCGTCCTGCTGCCACCGTCGGCCGAGCCCGATCTGGACGACCTGACGGCCGAGTCGGCGGCCGCCACCGCCCTGGAGCACCCGGATCGCCGGGAAGCCAGGCTGGTGGTGGCGGTGCTGCGCGGCGGCCGGTCGGCGAGCCTGCTGCGGCTGCGGGGCACCGCCGAGACCGGCGATGAGTTGCTGACCGGGCCGGAGCTGGCCCCTAACCTGGTCGCCGCGCTGAGCGCCACCCTGGCCGACTGA